The Cervus canadensis isolate Bull #8, Minnesota chromosome X, ASM1932006v1, whole genome shotgun sequence genome contains a region encoding:
- the CETN2 gene encoding centrin-2 isoform X2: MASTTQRKRMSPKPELTEEQKQEIREAFDLFDADGTGTIDVKELKVAMRALGFEPKKEEIKKMISEIDKEGTGKMNFSDFLTVMTQKMSEKDTKEEILKAFKLFDDDETGKISFKNLKRVAKELGENLSDEELQEMIDEADRDGDGEVNEQEFLRIMKKTSLY, encoded by the exons ATGGCATCAACTACCCAGCGAAAAAGGATGAGTCCTAAACCTGAGCTTACCGAAGAGCAGAAACAGGAAATTCGAGAAGCCTTTGATCTCTTTGATGCTGATGGAACTGGGACAATTGATGTTAAGGAACTTAAG GTGGCAATGAGGGCGCTGGGCTTTGAACCGAAGAAAGAAGAGATCAAGAAAATGATAAGTGAAATCGATAAGGAAGGGACAGGAAAAATGAACTTTAGTGACTTTTTGACTGTAATGACCCAGAAAATG TCTGAGAAGGATACCAAAGAAGAAATCCTGAAAGCCTTCAAGCTCTTTGATGATGATGAGACTGGGAAGATATCATTCAAAAACCTCAAACGTGTGGCCAAGGAGTTGGGTGAGAACCTCTCTGACGAGGAGTTGCAG GAAATGATTGATGAAGCTGATCGAGATGGAGATGGAGAAGTCAATGAGCAGGAGTTCCTGCGCATCATGAAGAAGACGAGCCTTTATTAA
- the CETN2 gene encoding centrin-2 isoform X1, whose translation MASNFKKANMASTTQRKRMSPKPELTEEQKQEIREAFDLFDADGTGTIDVKELKVAMRALGFEPKKEEIKKMISEIDKEGTGKMNFSDFLTVMTQKMSEKDTKEEILKAFKLFDDDETGKISFKNLKRVAKELGENLSDEELQEMIDEADRDGDGEVNEQEFLRIMKKTSLY comes from the exons ATG GCCTCTAACTTTAAGAAGGCAAACATGGCATCAACTACCCAGCGAAAAAGGATGAGTCCTAAACCTGAGCTTACCGAAGAGCAGAAACAGGAAATTCGAGAAGCCTTTGATCTCTTTGATGCTGATGGAACTGGGACAATTGATGTTAAGGAACTTAAG GTGGCAATGAGGGCGCTGGGCTTTGAACCGAAGAAAGAAGAGATCAAGAAAATGATAAGTGAAATCGATAAGGAAGGGACAGGAAAAATGAACTTTAGTGACTTTTTGACTGTAATGACCCAGAAAATG TCTGAGAAGGATACCAAAGAAGAAATCCTGAAAGCCTTCAAGCTCTTTGATGATGATGAGACTGGGAAGATATCATTCAAAAACCTCAAACGTGTGGCCAAGGAGTTGGGTGAGAACCTCTCTGACGAGGAGTTGCAG GAAATGATTGATGAAGCTGATCGAGATGGAGATGGAGAAGTCAATGAGCAGGAGTTCCTGCGCATCATGAAGAAGACGAGCCTTTATTAA